The following proteins are encoded in a genomic region of Ostrea edulis chromosome 7, xbOstEdul1.1, whole genome shotgun sequence:
- the LOC125656596 gene encoding uncharacterized protein LOC125656596: MGEHFQRGIQYNNQPTMCHHQPCIITNHVSPPNMYHHQTCATTNHVSSPTMCHHQPCIITNHVSPPTTCHHQTCITTKHVSPSNVSPPTMCHQQPCVTTNNVSPPTTCHHQPRVTTNHVSPPNMYHHQTCITTKHVSSSTMCHHQPCIITNHVSSPTTCHHQTCITTKHVSSPTTCHHQPRVTTKHVSPPNMYHHQTCVTTNHVSSPTTCHHQPRVTTKHVSPPNMCHHQPCVITNHVSPPTMCHHQPCVTTNNVSPPTTCHHQPRVTTDHVSPIYLPDHENGRILQLFR; the protein is encoded by the coding sequence atgggTGAACATTTTCAACGGGGCATACAGTacaacaaccaaccaaccatgtGTCACCACCAACCATGTATCATCACCAACCacgtgtcaccaccaaacatgTATCACCACCAAACATGTGCCACCACCAACCATGTGTCATCACCAACCATGTGTCACCACCAACCATGTATCATCACTAACCACGTGTCACCACCAACCacgtgtcaccaccaaacatgTATCACCACCAAACATGTATCACCATCAAACGTGTCACCACCAACCATGTGTCATCAACAACCATGTGTCACCACCAACAACGTGTCACCACCAACCACGTGTCACCATCAACCACGTGTCACCACCAACCacgtgtcaccaccaaacatgTATCACCACCAAACATGTATCACCACCAAACATGTGTCATCATCAACCATGTGTCACCACCAACCATGTATCATCACCAACCACGTGTCATCACCAACCacgtgtcaccaccaaacatgTATCACCACCAAACATGTATCATCACCAACCACGTGTCACCACCAACCacgtgtcaccaccaaacatgTATCACCACCAAACATGTATCACCACCAAACATGTGTCACCACCAACCATGTGTCATCACCAACCACGTGTCACCACCAACCacgtgtcaccaccaaacatgTATCACCACCAAACATGTGTCACCACCAACCATGTGTCATCACCAACCATGTGTCACCCCCAACCATGTGTCATCACCAACCATGTGTCACCACCAACAACGTGTCACCACCAACCACGTGTCACCATCAGCCACGTGTCACCACCGACCATGTGTCACCGATATATTTGCCTGATCATGAGAACGGGCGAATATTGCAATTATTTAGGTAA